The following proteins are encoded in a genomic region of Chloracidobacterium sp.:
- a CDS encoding GHKL domain-containing protein produces the protein MDTQTFNIISPRNRLYVWIVIAVVIILITVLHFLTPTDQIVWHEIYQRIYYVPIIAAALIFGLRGGLAASLFTTIIYSPHVYLHWQHGHFDYSINQYAEIVIFNLVGGIMGALGDRLRKSRERAERNAEEKRIAYEELQTTFQQLLQAEKLASLGELSAGIVHEVRNPLASIKGAIEILEDELTNDSPRREFVGLAKGEIDRLDQLVGEFLRFARPVAPSKTPTDLNEIVDSITGLIANQAASQSIAVIRDLQKNLPLILVDAEQIKQVVLNLAINALQAMNQSNGADQTLTFRTFQHDNNFIVEVTDSGSGVDPKHLSKIFDPFFTTKEKGIGLGLSIAHKIATQHGGHLNAKRSADLTTFTLTIPIGPTVGLIN, from the coding sequence ATGGATACGCAAACCTTCAATATCATCTCCCCTCGAAACCGCTTGTATGTTTGGATCGTCATTGCGGTTGTCATCATCCTCATTACGGTCCTTCACTTTCTCACGCCTACTGATCAGATTGTTTGGCACGAGATCTATCAGCGGATCTACTACGTACCGATCATAGCTGCCGCTTTGATATTTGGTCTCAGAGGCGGGCTTGCGGCATCTCTTTTTACAACCATCATTTACTCTCCCCATGTTTATTTACATTGGCAACACGGGCATTTTGATTATTCTATAAACCAATATGCCGAAATTGTGATCTTCAATCTCGTTGGCGGAATAATGGGAGCACTTGGCGACCGTCTCCGTAAATCCAGGGAACGTGCGGAAAGAAATGCGGAGGAAAAGAGAATAGCTTACGAAGAGTTGCAAACAACGTTTCAACAGCTACTGCAGGCTGAAAAATTGGCCTCGCTCGGAGAACTCTCAGCAGGCATCGTTCACGAAGTCCGAAACCCCCTGGCGTCGATAAAAGGAGCTATCGAGATACTAGAGGACGAGTTAACGAATGACAGTCCCCGGCGCGAGTTTGTTGGTCTTGCCAAAGGTGAAATAGATAGGTTGGACCAGCTGGTCGGAGAGTTTCTACGATTCGCACGACCCGTCGCCCCGTCTAAGACGCCAACTGATCTCAACGAAATCGTGGACTCAATCACAGGTTTGATTGCAAACCAGGCGGCATCACAGTCAATTGCAGTTATTCGAGATTTGCAGAAGAATCTTCCGCTGATTCTCGTCGATGCGGAACAGATAAAGCAGGTGGTACTAAATTTAGCTATCAACGCACTGCAGGCAATGAATCAATCGAACGGGGCAGATCAGACCCTTACGTTTAGAACGTTTCAGCACGACAACAATTTTATTGTCGAGGTTACGGATTCGGGCTCCGGAGTTGACCCAAAGCATCTCTCAAAGATTTTTGACCCGTTTTTCACCACTAAGGAGAAAGGGATAGGGCTCGGGCTCTCAATTGCCCATAAAATCGCGACTCAACACGGCGGGCACTTAAATGCAAAACGTTCGGCAGACTTAACGACCTTTACTTTGACGATCCCGATCGGTCCGACGGTAGGTCTCATTAATTAG
- a CDS encoding class I SAM-dependent methyltransferase gives MSRKEHWENVYQTKGLNEVSWFREHLDTSMRLISNTGVGKDASIIDVGGGNSTLVDDLLDSGFVDVSVLDISANAIDGSKERLGAKANGVDWFVADVTSAELPVEKFDVWHDRAVFHFLTAEDDRRKYVELVMRSLKPDGHIIVASFSLEGPQKCSGLDVMRYSPETMHNEFGRPFQLVESLAEIHNTPFSTTQEFIYCYCRKSYS, from the coding sequence ATGAGTAGGAAAGAACATTGGGAAAATGTCTATCAGACAAAAGGCCTCAACGAAGTGAGTTGGTTTCGAGAGCATCTCGACACATCGATGCGATTGATATCAAACACCGGTGTTGGCAAAGATGCCTCGATCATAGACGTAGGCGGCGGCAATTCTACGCTCGTTGACGATCTACTCGACTCAGGATTCGTCGACGTTTCAGTTCTGGATATTTCCGCAAACGCGATCGACGGCAGCAAAGAGCGACTTGGGGCGAAGGCAAACGGTGTGGATTGGTTTGTCGCTGATGTTACCTCTGCAGAACTTCCGGTCGAGAAGTTCGATGTGTGGCACGACAGGGCGGTATTTCACTTCTTAACCGCTGAGGACGACCGTCGCAAATATGTCGAGCTCGTGATGCGGAGCTTGAAGCCAGACGGACATATCATCGTTGCGTCGTTCAGCTTGGAAGGTCCACAGAAATGCAGCGGCCTCGACGTGATGCGTTACAGTCCAGAGACTATGCACAACGAATTCGGTCGTCCGTTTCAGCTCGTCGAGAGTCTCGCCGAAATTCACAACACGCCGTTCAGCACTACGCAGGAGTTTATTTATTGTTACTGCCGAAAATCATATTCGTGA
- a CDS encoding FeoB-associated Cys-rich membrane protein, producing MDLQYFIVIVIILGAIIFAAKTLVQKSRAFSPKPSCGDDCGCGKG from the coding sequence ATGGATCTTCAATACTTCATTGTGATCGTAATCATTCTTGGAGCGATTATCTTCGCCGCGAAAACGCTGGTTCAGAAAAGCCGTGCCTTCTCCCCAAAACCCAGCTGCGGCGACGATTGCGGTTGCGGGAAGGGATGA
- a CDS encoding sigma-54-dependent Fis family transcriptional regulator has translation MTKSAAKILLVDDDDSLRRVLEFQLSEAGYVVMSESDGRNALKLFSAEEVDCVITDWRMPKISGSQLVQQATAINSEVPIIVITAFGDVDTAVEAMRGGAFDFITKPFNRQEILLTVEKALKYGTALAENRRLRRQIHEEFRIENVVGTSEKMLQVFDLVERVSKTNVTVLIEGETGTGKELVAKGIHFSGTRKNKPFVAINCAAIPETLIEAELFGYKKGAFTGAVGESRGKFEEANGGTLFLDEISAMPLQSQTRLLRVLQEQEVTRLGENSPRKIDARIIAATNENLPELIKENVFREDLYYRLAVVPITLPPLRERREDLPVLTEHFVTRSASKHGMRPPKIGRDVFKVFFDYPWMGNVRELENLVERMVVLSDGDNLTLTDVPETVKYPSSTKSELWFDLPFEPISLEALEREIIRTSLLRHDGNQSQTSKYLGITRSALIYRIQKYGLEESGSSISDE, from the coding sequence ATGACAAAGTCTGCGGCCAAAATTCTACTAGTTGATGACGACGACTCATTGCGTCGGGTTCTCGAATTCCAACTTAGCGAGGCTGGTTACGTCGTCATGAGTGAGAGCGATGGACGTAATGCACTCAAGTTGTTCTCGGCCGAGGAAGTTGACTGCGTGATCACCGATTGGCGAATGCCGAAAATATCTGGATCACAGCTGGTTCAGCAGGCAACAGCGATCAACAGCGAAGTACCGATCATTGTTATTACCGCGTTTGGAGATGTCGATACAGCGGTCGAAGCTATGCGTGGTGGGGCCTTTGATTTTATTACCAAGCCCTTCAACCGACAGGAGATTTTGCTCACCGTAGAGAAAGCATTAAAGTACGGCACGGCCTTGGCGGAGAATCGCCGACTGCGACGTCAGATTCACGAGGAATTTCGGATCGAGAACGTTGTCGGAACATCAGAAAAGATGCTGCAAGTTTTTGACCTGGTTGAGAGAGTGTCAAAAACAAATGTAACAGTATTGATAGAAGGCGAGACCGGAACAGGGAAGGAGTTGGTCGCAAAAGGAATACACTTTTCCGGCACCCGCAAAAACAAACCTTTTGTCGCCATCAACTGTGCCGCTATTCCCGAGACGCTAATCGAGGCAGAGCTGTTCGGATATAAGAAGGGAGCGTTCACTGGGGCCGTAGGAGAATCGAGGGGCAAATTTGAGGAAGCTAACGGCGGAACCTTATTTCTCGATGAGATAAGTGCAATGCCTCTGCAATCGCAAACAAGGCTTTTGAGGGTTTTACAGGAGCAGGAAGTGACACGTTTGGGCGAGAACAGCCCGCGCAAGATAGATGCTCGAATAATTGCCGCCACCAACGAAAACCTTCCAGAGCTGATAAAAGAAAATGTCTTTCGCGAGGATCTATATTACCGGCTTGCGGTTGTTCCAATCACGCTGCCACCGCTGCGGGAGCGTCGAGAGGACTTGCCGGTATTGACCGAACATTTTGTCACCCGATCGGCTTCAAAACATGGGATGAGACCGCCAAAGATAGGACGGGACGTATTCAAGGTATTTTTCGATTATCCGTGGATGGGGAATGTTCGCGAATTGGAGAATCTTGTAGAAAGGATGGTGGTCCTTTCGGACGGCGATAATTTAACTCTTACCGACGTCCCGGAAACCGTAAAATACCCGTCTTCGACGAAGAGTGAATTGTGGTTTGACCTGCCTTTCGAGCCGATAAGTTTAGAAGCCTTAGAACGGGAGATCATACGTACCTCGCTTCTCCGGCATGACGGCAATCAGTCACAAACTTCAAAATATTTAGGGATTACTCGAAGCGCTCTTATCTATCGCATACAAAAGTACGGTTTAGAGGAGTCGGGTTCCAGCATCTCGGACGAATAG
- a CDS encoding DUF4198 domain-containing protein: MKTKIIFFAMMVVLTTLSVFAHDLFLKPASFFVKVNEKISISVMNGTFQESEGAVAFARLTDVSVVSPSGTRSNPAEANFTKNETTAFLNVTPTEAGTHVVGLSTSWRENALAAKEFNEYLPAEGIPDILENRKRDGELDKDARYRYSKYVKTIFQAGNKPTDSYKTNLGYAVEMIPQQNPYKLKKGATLDILCLKDGKPLVGQIVTTGYEAAGKMLGETSSRTDKDGLLGIKLTGAGKWYAKFINMVKIDDPKLNYESKWATLTFEIK, translated from the coding sequence ATGAAAACAAAGATCATTTTTTTCGCAATGATGGTGGTTTTGACGACCCTGTCGGTCTTTGCACACGACCTTTTCTTAAAGCCAGCGAGCTTTTTTGTAAAGGTCAACGAGAAGATCTCTATCAGCGTGATGAACGGCACGTTTCAGGAAAGCGAGGGAGCGGTGGCGTTCGCGCGTTTGACGGATGTGAGCGTTGTTTCGCCTTCGGGCACGCGTTCGAATCCTGCCGAGGCGAATTTTACAAAAAATGAAACCACCGCATTTCTCAATGTTACGCCGACCGAGGCCGGAACCCACGTCGTCGGCCTTTCCACCTCGTGGCGCGAGAACGCACTCGCGGCAAAGGAATTCAATGAGTACCTGCCCGCCGAAGGCATCCCTGATATTCTGGAAAACCGAAAGCGCGACGGCGAACTCGACAAAGACGCCCGTTACCGTTATTCGAAATATGTCAAAACGATCTTTCAGGCGGGCAATAAACCGACAGACAGCTACAAAACCAACCTTGGATACGCCGTGGAGATGATCCCTCAGCAAAACCCCTACAAACTAAAAAAGGGAGCCACGCTTGACATCCTCTGTCTCAAGGATGGGAAGCCCCTTGTGGGCCAGATAGTAACGACCGGCTACGAGGCCGCGGGCAAAATGCTCGGCGAAACAAGCTCCCGCACCGACAAGGACGGCCTGCTCGGGATCAAACTGACCGGCGCCGGCAAATGGTACGCCAAATTTATCAATATGGTAAAGATCGACGACCCAAAACTGAATTACGAATCAAAATGGGCGACGCTGACATTTGAAATCAAGTAA
- a CDS encoding cation transporter yields MENERRTASLVDNISAFTYSENGVVMACCEDDCAIEALREKQSSTLKIVLGINVVMFAAGIGAGIYAGSSALLSDSLDNLGDAMTYGLSLYVVYKSSQAKAQVALFKGALILLAALIVLGQVIYKLMIPAVPIFEVMGVVSVLALVGNSICLYLLTRHKTDDVNMSSVWECSRNDIASNISVFVAAGAVWFTQSGWPDIIIALALVVLFLRSAFRVFSNAKSELKTAN; encoded by the coding sequence ATGGAAAACGAGCGTCGGACTGCATCGCTCGTTGATAACATTTCAGCATTCACCTATTCTGAAAATGGTGTAGTTATGGCTTGTTGTGAGGATGATTGTGCGATAGAGGCGTTGCGGGAGAAGCAGAGTTCGACGCTAAAGATCGTGCTTGGGATAAACGTCGTAATGTTTGCCGCGGGTATCGGTGCTGGCATTTACGCGGGTTCGAGTGCTCTGTTGTCCGATTCGCTGGACAATCTTGGCGATGCAATGACGTATGGACTAAGCCTTTACGTTGTTTATAAGTCTTCTCAGGCGAAAGCACAGGTCGCTCTATTCAAGGGAGCCTTGATATTGCTAGCGGCTTTGATAGTGCTCGGACAGGTTATTTATAAATTGATGATTCCGGCGGTTCCGATTTTTGAAGTAATGGGCGTGGTCAGCGTTCTCGCTCTTGTTGGGAATTCGATCTGTCTTTATCTGCTCACACGACACAAGACGGACGACGTAAATATGAGTTCGGTGTGGGAATGTTCGCGTAACGATATTGCTTCGAATATCTCAGTCTTTGTCGCGGCCGGTGCGGTTTGGTTCACCCAGTCCGGCTGGCCTGACATTATCATCGCCCTCGCCCTTGTTGTACTTTTCTTGCGTTCGGCTTTTCGTGTCTTTTCAAACGCAAAGAGCGAACTTAAAACAGCCAATTAA
- a CDS encoding thiol-disulfide oxidoreductase DCC family protein — protein sequence MERIVLFDGVCNFCNGAVNFIIKHDPQGTFRFAPLQSELGNAIKDQYRIPDNIDSVILVDEGRMFLHSDAALRIAKYLGPPWSFGRILVVVPAFIRNAAYRLFARYRYRIFGRRDACMLPTPEIRERFLSEPKT from the coding sequence ATGGAGCGTATCGTACTTTTTGACGGCGTCTGCAATTTCTGCAACGGTGCCGTGAATTTCATCATAAAACACGATCCGCAAGGCACATTTCGCTTTGCCCCGCTTCAATCTGAATTGGGTAATGCGATCAAGGATCAATATCGAATACCGGACAATATCGACTCGGTGATACTCGTGGATGAAGGCCGTATGTTCCTTCATTCGGATGCTGCGCTGCGGATCGCAAAGTATCTTGGTCCGCCATGGTCGTTTGGGCGTATTCTGGTCGTTGTCCCGGCTTTTATCCGCAATGCGGCTTACAGGCTGTTCGCACGATACCGCTATAGGATCTTCGGCCGACGCGACGCGTGCATGCTCCCGACGCCCGAAATACGCGAAAGGTTCTTATCTGAACCGAAAACATAG
- a CDS encoding Smr/MutS family protein, whose protein sequence is MAYSLETLEFDALLEIVASNAQTPMGARLICKLRPFAGRPVLESALAAITEAIVINEESKVSWSFSGLADPSDAIALLRIKNTSLEPNSLLAIADLCSRALYARSILYPEKENCPTLWQLIGSVPPSMLAVTENIRSIILPGGELSDDASPDLKRLRREIHVQRSRLTHTLEAAMRAAGAAIQDELVTIRNDRFVIPVKTDHRGKVSGVAHGFSSSGQTVYVEPLNAIEANNELQSLKSQEEQEAARIIFSLTESLRASLPEVEAAADAVARLDAVKAKVEFARRFNAVVPEITENTLNIIDARHPLLLNAGEVVPNTFGLTTTQPVMIISGANAGGKTVVLKTAGALSLMAVSGLPVPATHAQIPFYRSILADIGDHQSLSANLSTFSSHMSNIAGMIRECRPPSLVLLDEAGTGTDPDEGSALGVAIVDHFRSAGAQVIASTHYRGLKVYAANDEGVINASVEFDERTLQPTYKLLIGQAGASSGLEIAKRFGIAQDVIDAARRNHDTAAQKLEHYLRLLQNETKIVRDTRLALEEEREVVAVKYASIENEAAQKEKTRQREFEAALASAVDDFDRQSKAFLQTIEDKALKNRLEKERRSRKAELNRAVLSKIGQTPIRQAGHERDAAAEPASSDAIKVGSRVITSFGNVGTVEKFDGKLAEILVGSIRLREKLSDLRFADTPPKSDVGELKMKRPANPAFSVDENRNAPIELNLIGKTTADAEYELDRFIDNAYLSHTPRVRIIHGFGTGALKNYVHHFLKQSDLIRSFEFAPQDQGGHGATIAVIDL, encoded by the coding sequence ATGGCGTATTCATTGGAAACTCTTGAATTTGACGCGTTGCTTGAGATCGTTGCAAGCAATGCTCAAACGCCGATGGGCGCGCGGCTTATATGTAAACTTCGTCCGTTCGCCGGTCGCCCCGTTCTCGAATCCGCCCTTGCGGCGATAACGGAGGCGATCGTTATTAACGAAGAAAGTAAGGTTTCATGGAGCTTCAGCGGGCTGGCCGACCCGTCTGACGCAATCGCTCTTTTGCGGATAAAGAACACCTCGCTCGAACCGAATTCATTGCTTGCTATCGCAGATCTATGCTCCCGGGCCCTTTATGCCCGCAGCATCCTGTATCCGGAAAAGGAGAATTGCCCTACACTTTGGCAGTTGATCGGATCGGTACCGCCGTCGATGCTTGCCGTTACCGAAAATATCCGCAGCATTATCCTGCCCGGCGGCGAGCTCAGCGATGATGCGTCGCCCGATCTCAAAAGGCTTCGCCGCGAAATTCACGTGCAGCGTTCAAGGCTTACGCACACATTGGAAGCCGCTATGAGAGCCGCCGGTGCTGCGATCCAAGATGAGCTTGTTACCATCCGCAACGACCGGTTCGTGATACCGGTAAAGACCGATCATCGCGGCAAGGTCAGCGGCGTAGCACACGGATTTTCGTCAAGCGGCCAAACCGTTTATGTTGAGCCGCTCAACGCCATCGAGGCGAACAATGAACTGCAAAGCCTCAAGAGCCAAGAAGAGCAAGAGGCCGCACGCATCATTTTCAGCCTTACGGAATCGCTCCGGGCATCTTTGCCCGAGGTCGAGGCTGCCGCAGATGCGGTCGCTCGGCTCGACGCAGTAAAGGCTAAGGTCGAATTTGCTCGCCGCTTTAATGCGGTCGTTCCGGAGATAACTGAGAACACACTCAATATAATAGACGCCCGACACCCGCTGTTATTGAATGCCGGCGAAGTCGTGCCGAACACCTTCGGGTTGACGACAACACAGCCCGTTATGATCATCTCGGGAGCGAATGCGGGCGGAAAGACCGTCGTTCTTAAAACCGCCGGCGCTCTGAGCCTTATGGCGGTGTCGGGCCTGCCTGTTCCGGCGACCCACGCTCAAATACCGTTCTACCGCTCGATCTTGGCTGATATCGGCGACCATCAATCGCTTTCGGCAAATCTTTCGACCTTCTCGTCGCATATGTCGAATATCGCCGGTATGATACGCGAGTGCAGGCCGCCGTCATTAGTACTCTTGGACGAGGCCGGCACCGGAACTGACCCGGACGAAGGCTCGGCACTTGGCGTTGCGATCGTCGATCACTTTCGGTCGGCCGGTGCACAGGTGATAGCGTCAACACACTATCGCGGCCTAAAGGTCTATGCGGCGAATGACGAAGGCGTGATCAACGCCTCAGTCGAATTTGACGAGCGAACGCTGCAGCCCACCTATAAACTCCTGATCGGACAGGCCGGTGCATCGAGCGGCCTGGAGATCGCAAAGCGATTCGGCATCGCTCAAGACGTGATCGACGCTGCGCGTCGCAACCATGATACTGCAGCACAAAAGCTCGAACACTATCTGCGTCTTCTGCAAAATGAAACAAAGATCGTCCGCGACACGCGGCTGGCCCTGGAAGAGGAGCGTGAGGTTGTCGCCGTAAAATACGCCTCGATCGAAAATGAAGCCGCCCAAAAAGAAAAAACTCGCCAAAGAGAATTCGAGGCGGCCCTTGCATCTGCCGTTGATGATTTCGACCGGCAGTCGAAGGCGTTCTTACAAACTATAGAGGACAAGGCCCTGAAGAATCGGCTTGAAAAGGAGCGGCGGTCGCGGAAAGCTGAGTTGAACAGGGCGGTGCTCTCCAAGATCGGCCAAACTCCGATCCGGCAAGCAGGCCACGAGCGGGACGCCGCCGCGGAGCCTGCATCCTCAGATGCGATAAAGGTCGGCTCCCGCGTTATCACCTCGTTCGGTAACGTAGGCACGGTTGAGAAATTCGATGGTAAGTTGGCAGAGATCTTGGTCGGCAGCATTCGCCTGCGCGAGAAACTCAGCGATCTGCGTTTTGCGGACACTCCGCCCAAAAGCGATGTCGGCGAACTGAAAATGAAAAGGCCCGCGAACCCTGCTTTCTCCGTTGATGAGAATCGCAACGCGCCGATCGAGCTGAACCTGATCGGCAAGACGACCGCTGATGCCGAATACGAGCTTGACCGCTTCATCGACAATGCCTATTTGTCGCACACGCCGCGCGTGCGCATAATCCACGGCTTCGGCACCGGTGCCCTAAAGAACTATGTCCATCACTTCCTAAAGCAAAGCGACCTCATACGCTCATTTGAATTCGCTCCGCAAGACCAGGGCGGCCACGGTGCCACCATCGCCGTCATCGATCTGTGA
- a CDS encoding DUF4198 domain-containing protein gives MKKQTIFTIMLSLSLVASIFAHDLFLKTDSYFLKANSKFTVKVMNGTFLASEGAVSFARLNDVSVVSGGNRIHPVEADLTKDETTAFLNLTTGAAGTYVVGLSTKPREIALKAADFNEYLREDGLPDTLEERRKTGELEKDAVERYAKHVKAIMQVGNKHSDDYKTVLGYPVELVPQQNPYKLKKGDTIDILCLKDGKPLANQIVLAGREESGKVKAAPELRSDANGFVKLKLDGSGKWFVKFINMVKIDDPKLNYESKWTTLTFEIK, from the coding sequence ATGAAGAAACAAACAATTTTTACAATTATGTTATCGCTGTCGCTCGTTGCGTCCATTTTCGCGCACGATCTGTTTCTTAAGACGGATAGCTATTTTCTGAAGGCTAACTCGAAATTTACCGTGAAGGTAATGAACGGAACGTTTTTGGCGAGCGAAGGAGCGGTTAGCTTTGCCCGGCTAAATGATGTGAGCGTCGTTTCGGGTGGGAATCGCATACATCCAGTGGAGGCTGATCTCACCAAGGACGAAACGACTGCATTTCTAAATCTGACAACCGGTGCGGCTGGAACCTACGTCGTCGGACTGTCGACCAAACCGCGAGAGATCGCTCTAAAAGCAGCAGATTTTAACGAGTATCTCCGCGAAGACGGCCTGCCGGATACGCTTGAAGAACGCCGCAAGACCGGCGAACTCGAAAAGGATGCAGTAGAACGTTACGCAAAACATGTTAAAGCGATTATGCAGGTAGGCAACAAGCATTCGGACGATTACAAAACCGTCCTTGGCTACCCGGTCGAACTAGTTCCACAGCAGAATCCTTACAAGCTTAAAAAGGGCGACACGATCGATATCCTATGTCTAAAAGACGGTAAACCGCTTGCGAATCAAATCGTGCTCGCCGGACGCGAGGAAAGCGGCAAAGTAAAGGCCGCGCCCGAACTAAGAAGCGACGCGAACGGCTTCGTAAAGTTGAAGCTTGACGGATCCGGTAAATGGTTCGTGAAGTTTATCAACATGGTCAAAATCGACGACCCGAAACTAAATTACGAATCAAAATGGACGACGCTGACTTTTGAGATCAAGTAA